In Helianthus annuus cultivar XRQ/B chromosome 3, HanXRQr2.0-SUNRISE, whole genome shotgun sequence, a single window of DNA contains:
- the LOC118490517 gene encoding uncharacterized protein LOC118490517: protein MAKKRPLKSTIRETKIEQTTTKTASTMDSESSKRSTRSQKHKETKPDDDFEELYNPKPLQIVQPGEPIPTFDNEPLHPIPLKVVRPTKKEYYMSPKFWNEVAIWGPNYTNHPTSGGEPSDPIKEEIDEKPEISVVQPKKEEDDEKQKIPILQPKHEEDEENL, encoded by the exons ATGGCTAAGAAACGTCCCCTAAAATCGACAATAAGAGAGACGAAAATCgaacaaacaacaacaaaaacagcATCAACGATGGATTCAGAGA GTTCTAAGAGATCTACAAGAAGCCAGAAGCATAAAGAAACAAAACCTGATGACGATTTCGAAG AGCTGTACAATCCCAAACCACTACAAATTGTACAACCAGGAGAACCAATCCCTACTTTTGATAATGAACCTTTGCATCCCATTCCACTAAAAGTTGTAAGACCAACAAAAAAGGAATATTATATGAGTCCGAAATTTTGGAATGAAGTAGCAATCTGGGGGCCAAACTATACCAATCATCCTACTTCTGGTGGTGAACCTTCAGATCCCATAAAAGAAGAGATTGATGAGAAACCTGAAATCTCAGTTGTACAACCcaaaaaagaagaagatgatgaaaaacaAAAGATCCCCATCCTACAACCTAAACATGAAGAAGATGAGGAAAACCTATAA